From a single Rosa rugosa chromosome 7, drRosRugo1.1, whole genome shotgun sequence genomic region:
- the LOC133721870 gene encoding lectin-domain containing receptor kinase VI.3-like: protein MALAISLAFLLFFHICSLSQGENFLFNGFNGSDGNLELVGASIVKPSGMIRLTNKTRGVIGHAFYKKPITMYEKNSSSFPNASSFSTEIVFAIVSPSSGSGGFGLAFTLSPSPSFPGAEANHYFGIFNSSNDNKSSNHILAVEFDTVNGYNESRNSDGNHVGIDINSVYSVASEPAAYYTTGSHKEEVKMESGDLIHAWIDYDGKAQLLNVTVSPINKGKPTKPLLSYGIDLSSVLQETMYAGFSASTGDNQSSSHYIIAWSFAVNGIARSLNTDLPIPPKEKSSSSSYSPPVKALIVALSVLVFLLLAILLLFTLYRRLMPSETMEDWEIDCPHRFRYKDLHAATKGFKDSNVIGAGGFGEVYKGILPSTGCQIAVKKITRNGIQGMREFAAEIESLGRLRHKNLVNLQGWCKKKNDLLIVYDYIPNGSLDTLIFHPKDNFMLSWQQRFNILKGIASGLLYLHEEWEQVVIHRDVKSSNVLIDEDLNARLSDFGLARLYDHGEISRTTGVVGTIGYIAPELTRTGKASAASDVFGYGILLLEVASGKRPIGSGHSDQFILVDWVIENHQAGRILDTVDPKLGHYVVKEMELVLELGLLCSHFKPEARPTMRQVVRYLNGDEPLPHVVNLIESESICEMNSRFMQVISSDSIISYRSSSYGGISSSSMASGR, encoded by the coding sequence ATGGCTTTGGCAATTTCTTTAGctttcctcctcttctttcACATTTGTTCTCTTTCTCAAGGAGAAAACTTCTTGTTCAATGGCTTCAATGGAAGTGATGGGAATCTGGAACTTGTAGGAGCTTCCATAGTCAAACCCTCTGGTATGATCAGACTCACTAACAAAACACGTGGTGTTATAGGCCATGCATTCTATAAGAAACCCATAACCATGTATGAAAAGAATTCCTCTTCATTCCCAAATGCTTCTTCTTTCAGTACAGAGATTGTTTTTGCCATAGTCTCCCCAAGCTCCGGCAGCGGTGGCTTTGGCCTAGCCTTCACATTATCTCCCTCTCCGAGTTTCCCCGGGGCTGAAGCTAACCATTATTTCGGAATTTTCAACTCTTCAAACGATAACAAATCCTCTAACCATATCCTTGCTGTAGAATTCGACACGGTCAATGGTTACAACGAGAGCAGGAATTCAGATGGAAACCATGTTGGTATTGACATCAACAGCGTCTACTCTGTGGCATCTGAACCAGCTGCTTACTACACCACAGGATCACACAAAGAAGAAGTGAAGATGGAGAGTGGTGATCTTATACATGCTTGGATAGACTATGATGGCAAAGCTCAACTTTTGAATGTGACAGTATCTCCCATAAATAAGGGGAAACCAACCAAACCCCTATTGTCCTATGGTATCGATCTATCTTCTGTTCTTCAAGAGACTATGTATGCCGGGTTTTCGGCATCCACAGGAGATAACCAGTCGAGCTCTCATTACATAATCGCATGGAGTTTTGCAGTGAATGGAATTGCAAGGAGTCTCAATACTGATCTTCCTATCCCACCAAAAGAGAAAAGTTCATCATCCTCCTACAGTCCCCCAGTCAAGGCTCTTATTGTGGCCTTGTCTGTTTTGGTCTTCTTGTTGTTGGCAATTTTGCTCCTCTTTACATTGTATAGAAGACTGATGCCCTCTGAGACTATGGAAGATTGGGAGATTGACTGTCCTCACAGGTTCCGGTACAAGGATCTTCATGCAGCAACCAAGGGTTTTAAAGACTCTAATGTGATTGGAGCTGGCGGATTTGGTGAAGTTTACAAGGGTATTTTGCCTTCTACTGGATGTCAAATTGCAGTTAAGAAGATAACAAGAAATGGAATCCAAGGAATGAGGGAGTTTGCCGCAGAAATTGAGAGCTTGGGTCGGCTAAGGCATAAGAACTTGGTCAATCTGCAAGGTTGGTGTAAGAAAAAGAACGACCTCCTTATAGTCTACGATTACATTCCAAATGGAAGCCTTGATACTCTCATTTTCCATCCGAAAGACAACTTTATGTTGAGCTGGCAACAAAGATTCAATATCCTTAAAGGCATTGCCTCAGGATTGTTGTATCTGCATGAAGAATGGGAGCAAGTTGTGATTCACAGAGATGTCAAGTCCAGCAATGTCTTGATAGATGAAGACCTGAACGCTCGGCTAAGCGACTTTGGCCTTGCAAGGCTATATGATCATGGAGAAATATCACGCACCACAGGTGTGGTTGGCACAATTGGTTACATTGCACCAGAATTAACTCGAACAGGGAAGGCCTCAGCAGCCTCAGACGTGTTTGGATACGGCATCTTGCTCCTTGAAGTAGCTAGTGGGAAAAGACCAATCGGCTCAGGCCACTCGGATCAATTCATATTGGTGGATTGGGTGATAGAAAACCATCAAGCAGGTCGCATACTCGACACTGTAGACCCAAAGTTGGGTCACTATGTTGTAAAAGAGATGGAGTTGGTTCTGGAGCTGGGTTTGCTTTGCTCTCACTTCAAACCAGAAGCTAGACCTACTATGAGACAAGTAGTGCGATATCTCAATGGGGATGAGCCGCTTCCTCATGTTGTTAACCTTATTGAATCGGAAAGCATCTGTGAAATGAACTCAAGATTTATGCAGGTCATTTCTTCTGATTCTATCATATCGTATCGATCATCATCCTATGGTGGCATCTCCTCCAGCTCCATGGCCTCTGGTAGATAG
- the LOC133720647 gene encoding importin subunit beta-1 → MAMEITQYLLAAQSADARVRTEAESNLRQFQEQNLPAFLLSLSVELANSEKPIESRRLAGIVLKNSLDAKDAVTKERLAQQWMSVDIAFKSQIKEMLLLTLASSVREARHTSAQVLAKVASIDIPRKQWPELIAYLLNNMTKGDSSADLKQSTLETLGYVCEEISHHDLGQDEVNSILTAVVQGMNLAENSPEVRLAATKALYNALEFAETNFQNEMERTYIMKMVCETALSKEVEIRQAAFECLASIASTYYDVLEAYMQALFELTSNAVKGDVEAVALQAIEFWSSICDEEIELQEYESADTGDSGHPHSRFIEKSLSYLVPMLLETLLKQEEDVDQDDSIWNISMAGGTCLGLVARTVGDAILPLVMPFVEANIAQPDWRCQEAATLAFGSILEGPTVEKLSVLVHSGLDFLLRLLKDGNNHVKDTTAWTIGRIFEYLHSPAGGFSVISSDNLPKVVEVLLESIKDAPNVAAKVCWAIYKLAEGYEDAGRHSSLFTPYIHRIIESLLFAASRTDVDDSRLRSAAYESLNEVVRCSNIKETSQIVRELLPVILQKLSQTLELQIVSSDDKEKQADLQASLCGVLQVIIQKVSSADDLETRSIILTQADQIMFLFLNVFACRSSTVHEEAMLAIGALAHATGSEFGKYLPDFYKYLEMGLQNFEEYQVCSITVGVVGDVVRALNDKVLPYCDGIMQLLLANLSSEALDRSVKPPIFSVFSDIALSIEENFEKYVPYAVPMMQRAAELCAQMDPNDDELMEYGNQLKCSIFEAYSGILQGFKNSKSEVMLPYAPHLWQFIELVLREQHRDVQLTKALAAVMGDLADVLGTNTKALFGDLKACANFLGECLGSDDDDLKKTATWTQDRIRSILVS, encoded by the exons ATGGCCATGGAGATCACTCAGTATCTATTGGCAGCTCAATCAGCAGATGCAAGAGTTCGTACTGAAGCGGAGTCTAATCTGAGGCAATTTCAAGAGCAAAACCTTCCTGCTTTCCTTCTGTCATTGTCAGTTGAGCTAGCCAACAGTGAAAAGCCAATTGAATCCCGTAGGTTGGCTGGTATTGTTCTGAAGAACTCCTTGGATGCTAAAGATGCTGTTACAAAGGAACGTCTTGCTCAGCAATGGATGTCTGTTGATATTGCTTTTAAATCCCAAATCAAGGAAATGCTCTTACTGACACTTGCGTCATCTGTGCGAGAGGCAAGGCACACCTCTGCTCAAGTTCTTGCCAAAGTTGCTTCTATTGATATTCCTCGGAAACAGTGGCCTGAGCTAATTGCATATTTGCTTAATAACATGACTAAGGGAGACAGCTCTGCTGATTTGAAACAGTCAACCTTGGAAACTCTTGGTTATGTATGCGAGGAGATATCCCATCATGATCTCGGGCAAGACGAGGTGAATTCTATTCTTACAGCTGTTGTACAAGGAATGAACCTTGCTGAGAACAGTCCTGAAGTCCGTCTTGCTGCCACAAAGGCTTTATATAATGCCTTGGAGTTTGCTGAGACAAACTTTCAAAACGAGATGGAACGAACATACATCATGAAGATGGTCTGTGAAACAGCCTTGTCGAAAGAAGTAGAGATTAGGCAGGCGGCTTTTGAGTGCCTTGCTTCAATTGCTTCTACGTACTATGACGTGCTTGAGGCATACATGCAGGCTCTCTTTGAGCTTACTTCAAATGCTGTAAAGGGGGATGTAGAGGCTGTTGCCCTCCAAGCAATCGAGTTTTGGAGCTCCATTTGTGATGAAGAAATAGAATTGCAAGAGTATGAGAGTGCTGATACTGGGGACTCTGGGCATCCACATTCACgttttatagaaaaatctctATCATATCTAGTTCCAATGCTGCTGGAAACTTTGCTGAAGCAGGAAGAAGATGTAGACCAGGATGACAGCATTTGGAATATCTCAATGGCTGGTGGAACATGCCTAGGACTTGTTGCACGAACTGTTGGTGATGCAATTCTTCCCCTTGTGATGCCATTTGTGGAGGCTAACATAGCGCAACCAGATTGGCGTTGTCAGGAAGCAGCTACTTTGGCATTTGGCTCAATCCTTGAAGGCCCAACCGTTGAGAAGCTATCAGTACTGGTCCATTCAGGTTTAGATTTCCTATTGAGGTTATTGAAAGATGGAAACAACCATGTCAAAGACACTACTGCCTGGACTATCGGCCGTATATTTGAGTACCTGCACAGTCCTGCTGGTGGCTTTTCTGTTATTTCTTCAGATAACCTTCCAAAAGTAGTGGAAGTATTGTTGGAAAGCATTAAGGATGCTCCAAATGTTGCTGCTAAGGTTTGTTGGGCTATTTATAAGCTTGCCGAGGGGTACGAGGATGCTGGAAGGCACTCATCACTTTTTACGCCTTATATCCATAGGATCATTGAAAGTCTTCTTTTTGCTGCTAGTCGTACAGATGTAGATGATTCTAGATTGAGGTCTGCTGCCTATGAATCATTGAACGAGGTAGTGAGGTGTTCTAATATTAAAGAAACATCACAGATTGTACGAGAACTACTCCCTGTGATTTTGCAGAAGTTGAGTCAGACTCTAGAGCTTCAGATTGTATCATCAGATGACAAGGAAAAGCAAGCAGACTTGCAGGCTTCTCTTTGTGGTGTTCTCCAGGTTATAATCCAGAAAGTTAGCAGTGCTGATGATTTGGAAACCAGGTCCATTATATTGACACAGGCAGACCAGAtaatgtttttgtttcttaatgTCTTTGCTTGCCGAAGTTCTACGGTGCACGAGGAAGCAATGCTTGCTATTGGTGCCCTTGCTCATGCTACTGGATCTGAGTTTGGCAAGTACCTTCCTGACTTCTACAAGTATTTAGAGATGGGGTTGCAAAATTTCGAGGAATATCAAGTCTGTTCTATTACAGTTGGTGTAGTTGGTGATGTTGTTCGTGCCTTGAATGACAAGGTATTACCATATTGTGATGGGATTATGCAACTTCTGTTGGCAAATCTTTCTAGTGAAGCACTTGACCGGTCTGTCAAGCCTCCCATATTCTCTGTCTTTAGCGACATAGCTCTCTCAATAGAGGAGAATTTTGAGAAGTATGTTCCCTATGCAGTGCCAATGATGCAGAGAGCTGCAGAGCTTTGTGCTCAGATGGACCCCAATGATGATGAGCTAATGGAATACGGCAACCAGCTTAAGTGTAGCATATTTGAAGCTTATTCGGGTATACTTCAGGGATTTAAGAATTCAAAGTCTGAGGTCATGTTGCCCTATGCACCACATCTCTGGCAGTTCATCGAATTGGTTTTGAGGGAGCAACACAG GGATGTCCAGCTGACAAAAGCCTTGGCTGCTGTGATGGGGGACCTTGCAGATGTTCTTGGCACAAACACAAAGGCACTGTTTGGGGACCTGAAAGCCTGTGCAAACTTTTTGGGTGAGTGTCTTggatctgatgatgatgacctgAAGAAAACCGCTACTTGGACTCAGGATAGGATTAGGAGCATCCTTGTTTCCTGA